A single region of the Salvelinus sp. IW2-2015 linkage group LG20, ASM291031v2, whole genome shotgun sequence genome encodes:
- the LOC111981934 gene encoding proline-rich protein 15-like protein A, with amino-acid sequence MADPSPGWWKLTFLRKKKSEPKVLYEIPAEYGSNTTPHGGAPGPVEGATEDSQLNARLERIVDKTTTKGRHVKVSHSGRFKEKKKVRATLAETPDLFPGHEPSNENL; translated from the coding sequence atggcTGACCCATCGCCTGGCTGGTGGAAGCTCACCTTCCTACGTAAGAAGAAGTCGGAGCCCAAGGTTCTGTACGAGATCCCAGCGGAGTACGGCAGCAATACCACACCCCACGGTGGAGCCCCCGGGCCAGTAGAGGGCGCCACAGAGGACAGCCAGTTGAACGCCCGTCTGGAGAGGATAGTGGATAAGACCACCACCAAGGGACGCCATGTCAAAGTGTCCCACTCAGGACGTTttaaagagaagaagaaggtCAGGGCCACGTTAGCAGAAACCCCCGATCTGTTCCCTGGTCACGAGCCTAGTAACGAGAACCTGTGA